In one Planctomycetaceae bacterium genomic region, the following are encoded:
- a CDS encoding sulfatase-like hydrolase/transferase: MTESIAHRTGGQCADTPGLKRISAATAVSGSTQQRNLMMRLNSLPGLVLSSLLLSLLTCAAEARAAQASPNMLVILADDLGYADLACCGSRDMKTPHLDRLFSQGMKFSNFYANCPVCSPTRAALLTGRYQEFVGVPGVIRTHAEDNWGYLDPAAVLLPKIAQSAGYHTAIVGKWHLGLESPNTPTERGFDLFRGFRGDMMDDYYNHRRHAINYMFHNETEVDPEGHATDLFTNWAVEYLADRKGTEQPFLLYLAYNAPHTPIQPPKDWEQRVLDRESGIDPQRAKLVALIEHMDDGIGQVLKALHDNGHSQNTIIVFTSDNGGQLGVGANNGPLRRQTIHVRRRIESADGRRLAGNDQARLRNRLRSDVDGHSADAVRRREYFHQPRNRRPQFSADADSSGPAPTKKPVVLYSPRRRTAIRRQDDRRGDRTSLETAAEFSLRTAGTVPPGG; the protein is encoded by the coding sequence TGCCGGGGCTTGTGTTGTCGAGCCTGTTGCTGTCGCTGCTCACATGCGCCGCAGAGGCCCGGGCTGCTCAGGCGAGTCCCAACATGCTGGTGATCCTGGCGGACGATCTGGGTTACGCCGATCTGGCGTGTTGCGGTTCACGGGACATGAAGACGCCGCACCTTGACCGCTTGTTTTCGCAGGGCATGAAGTTCAGCAACTTCTACGCGAACTGTCCGGTGTGTTCGCCGACTCGCGCGGCGCTGCTGACCGGTCGTTACCAGGAATTTGTCGGCGTGCCCGGAGTCATCCGGACTCATGCTGAGGACAACTGGGGATACCTGGACCCGGCCGCGGTGCTGCTGCCGAAGATCGCTCAGTCGGCTGGATACCACACCGCGATTGTCGGCAAGTGGCATCTGGGGCTGGAATCGCCGAACACTCCCACGGAACGCGGCTTCGACCTGTTCCGCGGATTTCGCGGCGACATGATGGATGACTACTACAACCATCGCCGTCACGCCATCAACTACATGTTTCACAACGAAACGGAAGTCGATCCGGAAGGACACGCCACCGACCTGTTTACCAATTGGGCCGTCGAATACCTGGCCGACCGAAAGGGCACTGAACAGCCGTTTCTGTTGTATCTGGCCTACAACGCTCCTCACACGCCGATTCAGCCGCCGAAGGACTGGGAACAGCGGGTTCTGGATCGCGAGTCAGGCATTGATCCGCAGCGAGCGAAGCTGGTCGCACTGATCGAACACATGGACGACGGCATCGGTCAGGTACTGAAGGCTCTGCACGACAACGGTCATTCGCAGAACACGATCATCGTGTTCACTTCGGACAACGGAGGCCAGCTAGGCGTCGGAGCGAACAACGGACCCCTGCGACGGCAAACAATCCATGTACGAAGGCGGATTGAAAGTGCCGACGGCCGTCGTCTGGCCGGAAACGATCAAGCCCGGCTCCGAAACCGCCTTCGCAGCGATGTCGATGGACATTCTGCCGACGCTGTTCGACGCCGCGAATATTTCCATCAGCCACGAAATCGAAGGCCGCAGTTTTCTGCCGACGCTGACAGCTCAGGACCAGCCCCCACTAAGAAGCCAGTGGTTCTTTACTCGCCGCGAAGGCGGACTGCGATACGGCGGCAAGACGATCGACGCGGTGATCGAACGTCCCTGGAAACTGCTGCAGAATTCTCCCTTCGAACCGCTGGAACTGTACCACCTGGCGGATGA